The following are encoded together in the Drosophila gunungcola strain Sukarami unplaced genomic scaffold, Dgunungcola_SK_2 000077F, whole genome shotgun sequence genome:
- the LOC128264731 gene encoding myb-like protein A: MHACVCCCSTNNNCNNNNKNNDGSSSNNSSSSSSSNNNNKSSSNNKLQLKKHKEEEAFEPEAVQVKEQEEQQQQQLRKREREELSAGQSASGGDNDNDLNGAATRRRWWLRGPPGSAEAEAEGGEEGGAAGAGAEAGGSKARATTTTTWCPPGVVAVTIAPPTLLLSLQRQPLLISNSSTSSSTSSSKSTSTSRTTKSLTTTTTSATASINILNQHQYQYQYQYQIPILASHAF, from the coding sequence atgcacGCGTGTGTCTGCTGCTGTTCGACAAACAACaattgcaacaacaacaacaagaacaacgacggcagcagcagcaacaacagcagcagcagcagcagcagcaataacaacaacaaaagcagcagcaacaacaaattgcaGCTAAAGAAGCACAAGGAAGAGGAAGCATTCGAACCGGAAGCGGTACAGGtcaaggagcaggaggagcagcagcagcagcagctgaggAAGCGGGAGCGGGAGGAGTTGTCTGCTGGCCAAAGCGCCAGTGGcggcgacaacgacaacgatcTCAACGGCGCCGCAACGAGGAGGCGGTGGTGGCTGCGCGGTCCTCCAGGATCAGCGGAAGCGGAAGCGGAAGGAGGAGAAGAAGGGggtgcagcaggagcaggagcagaagcaggaGGATCCAAAGCCCGAgcgacaacgacgacgacgtGGTGTCCACCAGGCGTCGTTGCGGTGACGATAGCGCCGCCGAcgttgttgctgtcgttgCAGCGGCAACCACTACTGATCAGtaacagcagcaccagcagcagcacaagcagcagcaaaagcaccagcaccagcagaaCAACAAAATCCTTAACAACAACGACCACCTCAGCAACAGCCTCCATCAATATCCTTAACCAAcaccaataccaataccaataccaataccaaatCCCAATCCTCGCCAGTCACGCCTTTTGA